The Streptomyces sp. HSG2 genome has a segment encoding these proteins:
- a CDS encoding TIGR03089 family protein: protein MNDRHRTPADLLASAFAADPGRPLVTFYDDATGERVELSVATFANWVAKTANLLQDELSAEPGDRVALLLPAHWQTAVWLLACASVGVVADVAGEPAAAQVAVSGPEPESLEAARSCSGPRVALALRPLGGRFPRVPDGFADYAVEVPGQGDRFAPYAPVDPDAPALIVAGREFSGAEVVERAGAEAPALGLTGPGARILSSLPYDTWEGLHAGLYGPLATGGSVVLCRNLDRLPAEDLDRRIEAERVTVTAR, encoded by the coding sequence GTGAACGACCGTCACCGAACCCCCGCCGACCTGTTGGCCTCCGCGTTCGCGGCGGACCCGGGCAGGCCCCTCGTGACCTTCTACGACGACGCCACCGGCGAACGCGTCGAGTTGTCCGTGGCCACCTTCGCCAACTGGGTGGCCAAGACGGCGAATCTGCTCCAGGACGAACTGTCCGCCGAGCCGGGCGACCGGGTGGCACTGCTGCTGCCGGCGCACTGGCAGACGGCGGTGTGGTTGCTGGCCTGTGCCTCGGTCGGGGTCGTCGCCGACGTGGCCGGCGAACCGGCCGCGGCCCAGGTCGCGGTCAGCGGTCCCGAACCGGAGTCGCTGGAGGCGGCCCGGTCCTGCTCCGGGCCCCGCGTCGCCCTGGCGCTTCGCCCGCTAGGCGGGCGGTTTCCCCGGGTTCCGGACGGCTTCGCGGACTACGCGGTGGAGGTGCCGGGGCAGGGAGACCGGTTCGCGCCGTACGCCCCGGTGGACCCCGACGCCCCCGCGCTCATCGTGGCCGGGCGGGAGTTCAGCGGGGCCGAGGTGGTCGAACGGGCGGGGGCGGAGGCCCCCGCACTGGGGTTGACGGGACCAGGCGCCCGGATCCTGTCGTCGCTGCCGTACGACACCTGGGAGGGGTTGCACGCCGGCCTGTACGGTCCGCTCGCGACCGGCGGCTCCGTCGTGCTCTGCCGGAACCTCGACCGGCTGCCGGCCGAGGACCTGGACCGGCGCATCGAGGCCGAGCGGGTCACCGTCACCGCGCGTTGA
- a CDS encoding DNA-3-methyladenine glycosylase 2 family protein, which yields MRAWVPDGPLDLALVLGPLRRGPGDPTYRALPDGSVWRCGLTPSGPGTLRVRALGGEVRGEAWGPGAEWLLEGLPSLLGADDDPTRFTPRHRLVAMTRHRRPGLRLTRTGLVLESLIPSVLEQKVTTVEAYRAWRLLVTRFGLPAPGPAPAGMRVMPEPRTWARIPSWEWHGAGVDDKRASTVLRAVRVAGRLEEAARMDPVAARERLERVAGIGPWTSAEVVQRSHGAADEVTVGDLHLPGIVGWALAGDRDADDDEMLRLLEPYTGQRHRAARLVLLSGRVPPRRAPRAAPRDFRRL from the coding sequence GTGCGCGCCTGGGTGCCCGACGGGCCGCTCGACCTGGCTCTCGTCCTGGGGCCTCTGCGTCGCGGGCCCGGTGATCCGACCTACCGCGCCCTCCCGGACGGCTCGGTCTGGCGATGCGGTCTGACCCCCTCGGGCCCCGGCACGCTCCGCGTGCGAGCGCTCGGCGGCGAGGTGCGGGGCGAGGCCTGGGGGCCGGGGGCGGAGTGGCTGCTGGAGGGGTTGCCCTCGCTGCTGGGCGCCGACGACGACCCGACCCGTTTCACGCCCAGGCACCGACTGGTGGCGATGACCCGGCACCGGCGTCCGGGGCTGCGGCTCACGCGGACCGGCCTGGTGTTGGAGTCGTTGATCCCGTCGGTGCTGGAGCAGAAGGTGACGACGGTCGAGGCGTACCGGGCCTGGCGGCTGCTGGTGACCCGGTTCGGGCTGCCGGCTCCGGGGCCGGCGCCCGCCGGGATGCGGGTGATGCCGGAGCCGCGTACGTGGGCGCGGATCCCCTCCTGGGAGTGGCATGGCGCGGGGGTCGACGACAAGCGGGCCTCCACCGTGCTCCGGGCCGTCCGGGTGGCCGGACGGCTGGAGGAGGCCGCGCGCATGGACCCGGTCGCGGCGCGGGAGCGGCTGGAGCGGGTGGCGGGCATCGGGCCGTGGACCTCCGCGGAGGTCGTCCAACGGAGCCATGGGGCGGCGGACGAGGTCACGGTCGGCGATCTGCACCTTCCGGGCATCGTGGGCTGGGCCCTCGCCGGCGACCGGGATGCCGACGACGACGAGATGCTCCGGCTGTTGGAGCCTTACACGGGCCAACGGCATCGCGCCGCCCGATTGGTCCTGTTGAGCGGGCGGGTGCCGCCGCGTCGGGCGCCCAGGGCGGCGCCCCGGGACTTCCGGCGTCTCTGA
- a CDS encoding glycosyltransferase family 2 protein: MSVHSHPAARHPGAATAAFDPSHAPEFPRHVVTAVLVSHDGDRWLPEALAGLLGQERPVQQVTAADTGSSDDCARLLAEALGDDRVVHLARRAGFGQAVAEAARTAPALTPDDLPYLRRPDAWDPVTRTWRDDVHELPELPHGEPVQWLWLLHDDCAPDPAALAELLRVVESESELGRDDVAVVGPKLRGWYDERQLLEVGVTIAASGRRWTGLDRREQDQGQHDHVRPVLAVSTAGMLVRRDVFERLGGFDRHLPLMRDDVDLCWRAQAAGYRVLVAPEAVVRHAEAASRERRAIDCVGRAVASPRRVDKAGAVRTLLVDTATVALPWVVLRLVLGTLLRAGVALLGKAPGQALDELRGLLSVVLRPGRVLAGRRDRGRPQVTRRELRSLFPPPGATLRAALEQTAGRFGRRSSGEATPGAGRHGATTLGADDAVPPEARRFARLRRVARAPGPLLALVLVLSTLAASRALFGEGGLSGGALLPAPDSPGELWARFSAAWHPVGTGDASAAPPYLALLALAAVLSLGSPDLAVTLSLLGSVPLAGMSAYLASRPLVTSRLLRAWAAVAYAFLPAVTGAVAGGRIGTAVLAVLLPWAARTGVAAAGLSRADGARGSWRAAWGHALLLTVATAFTPIVWPVALVLGVVVLVSRGRELTAYGPRVLAQLATPLILLAPWSFSLFPFGFLREAGLADDSSAASAHDLLGADPSGPGTLSGPLLFGVVAAALAALLRSDRRSAIGTAWIAALAGLLLAVLANGSAWAGPATLVYGVGLLAAAVLGADGARARVAERSFGWRQPLAALVAFAAAAGPLLAAAGWMVRGAGDPLERRAPEQVPAFVAEESRTRDQARTLVLDSDSATAVRYVLVRGSGARLGDAETAAAAGSNTRLDHVVASLVAGSGADQAARLGDFAVRYVLVHDGAPREIARVLDSTVGLTRLSRQDGVALWRVEGEIARATITEGSGTALPVAAGPVEIHTDIPAGAEGRVLRLADTADSGWTATLDGKPLTGTTVDGWAQGFALPDSGGRLDVTHEAPLAHTAWLWCQGLLAAVLVVLVLPGRRRDVDDDLPDEPSTPSAAGEGRRARRLRAQAAGAAGESGPHPPGTWADAPREPAGDAVDGIGGPLADHDRSEASAPFPADPLGIPAQGGPGVAYAVDHPGVGPVGDEPRAAYESSYGAHDRSEASAPFPADPLGIPAQGGPGVAYAVDHPGVGPVGDEPRAAYESSYGAHHEGGVAPDPSSLPPYRQEPPASYDAGYDVAPGGGYEASYRGAYDPALGGEYDPGHDGAYDATPGSGYDAGGAPYGTDHLASYGGDAHDPSAVYDPIRGPGVDPRHPHGTTDERPDGSRL; encoded by the coding sequence ATGTCCGTGCACAGCCACCCGGCGGCCCGTCACCCCGGCGCCGCCACCGCCGCGTTCGACCCGTCCCACGCCCCGGAGTTCCCGCGCCACGTCGTCACCGCGGTCCTCGTCTCGCACGACGGCGACCGCTGGCTGCCGGAGGCGCTCGCCGGACTCCTCGGCCAAGAGCGCCCCGTCCAGCAGGTCACGGCCGCCGACACCGGCAGCTCCGACGACTGCGCCCGGCTCCTGGCCGAGGCCCTCGGCGACGACCGGGTGGTGCACCTCGCCCGGCGCGCCGGCTTCGGTCAGGCCGTCGCGGAGGCGGCCCGCACCGCCCCCGCCCTCACCCCGGACGACCTCCCCTACCTCAGACGACCCGACGCCTGGGACCCGGTCACGCGCACCTGGCGCGACGACGTCCACGAACTGCCGGAGCTGCCTCACGGCGAACCGGTCCAGTGGCTGTGGCTGCTGCACGACGACTGCGCGCCCGACCCGGCCGCCCTGGCCGAGCTGCTGCGCGTCGTGGAGTCGGAGTCCGAGCTCGGCCGCGACGACGTCGCCGTCGTCGGTCCCAAGCTCCGCGGCTGGTACGACGAGAGACAACTCCTCGAAGTCGGCGTCACCATCGCCGCCTCCGGCCGCCGCTGGACCGGACTCGACCGTCGCGAACAGGACCAGGGCCAGCACGACCACGTGCGCCCGGTCCTCGCCGTGTCCACCGCCGGCATGCTCGTCCGTCGGGATGTCTTCGAGCGCCTCGGCGGATTCGACCGGCACCTGCCCCTCATGCGCGACGACGTCGACCTGTGCTGGCGCGCCCAGGCCGCCGGGTACCGGGTGCTGGTGGCGCCGGAGGCCGTCGTCCGGCACGCGGAGGCCGCCTCCCGTGAACGGCGCGCGATCGACTGCGTCGGCCGCGCGGTTGCCTCCCCCCGTCGGGTCGACAAGGCGGGGGCCGTCCGCACCCTGCTGGTCGACACCGCCACCGTCGCCCTGCCCTGGGTCGTCCTCCGGCTCGTCCTCGGCACCCTGTTGCGCGCGGGCGTAGCGCTCCTCGGCAAGGCCCCCGGCCAGGCCCTGGACGAGCTGCGCGGTCTGCTGAGCGTGGTGCTGCGCCCCGGACGTGTCCTCGCCGGACGGCGTGACCGAGGCCGCCCGCAGGTGACGCGGCGCGAGCTGCGGTCCCTCTTCCCACCGCCCGGCGCCACCCTCCGCGCCGCCTTGGAGCAGACGGCCGGCCGGTTCGGGCGCCGGTCGTCCGGGGAGGCGACCCCGGGGGCGGGACGGCACGGAGCGACGACGCTCGGCGCCGACGACGCCGTGCCCCCCGAGGCCCGCCGGTTCGCCAGGCTCCGGCGGGTCGCACGCGCTCCCGGGCCGCTGCTTGCCCTGGTCCTGGTGCTCTCCACCCTCGCCGCCTCCCGCGCGCTGTTCGGCGAGGGCGGGTTGTCGGGCGGCGCGTTGCTTCCGGCCCCCGACTCGCCCGGCGAGCTGTGGGCCCGCTTCAGCGCCGCCTGGCACCCGGTCGGCACGGGCGACGCGTCCGCCGCGCCGCCCTACCTCGCCCTGCTCGCCCTGGCCGCGGTCCTGTCGTTGGGCTCTCCCGATCTCGCGGTGACCCTGTCGCTCCTGGGCTCCGTGCCGCTGGCCGGGATGTCGGCCTACCTCGCCTCCCGCCCACTCGTGACATCGCGACTGCTCCGCGCGTGGGCCGCCGTCGCCTACGCCTTCCTCCCCGCGGTCACGGGAGCGGTCGCCGGCGGTCGTATCGGCACCGCGGTCCTCGCCGTCCTCCTGCCCTGGGCCGCGCGCACCGGCGTGGCCGCCGCCGGGCTGTCGCGCGCGGACGGCGCGCGCGGAAGCTGGCGGGCCGCGTGGGGCCACGCCCTGCTGCTGACCGTCGCCACCGCCTTCACCCCGATCGTGTGGCCCGTCGCGCTGGTCCTCGGAGTCGTCGTCCTGGTGTCGCGCGGGCGCGAGCTCACCGCGTACGGGCCGCGGGTACTGGCCCAGCTCGCCACCCCGCTGATCCTCCTGGCGCCGTGGTCGTTCTCGCTCTTCCCGTTCGGGTTCCTCCGGGAGGCCGGGCTCGCCGACGACTCCTCCGCGGCCTCGGCCCACGACCTGCTGGGCGCCGATCCCTCGGGGCCCGGCACACTCTCCGGACCCCTCTTGTTCGGCGTCGTCGCGGCGGCGCTGGCCGCCCTCCTGCGCTCCGACCGCCGCTCGGCCATCGGGACCGCCTGGATCGCCGCCCTGGCCGGTCTGCTCCTGGCGGTCTTGGCCAACGGTTCGGCCTGGGCGGGGCCGGCGACCCTGGTGTACGGCGTCGGCCTGCTGGCCGCCGCCGTCCTCGGCGCGGACGGGGCACGGGCGCGGGTGGCCGAGCGGAGCTTCGGCTGGCGCCAACCGCTCGCCGCGCTCGTCGCGTTCGCCGCGGCCGCCGGTCCGCTGCTCGCCGCAGCCGGGTGGATGGTCCGGGGCGCCGGCGACCCGCTGGAGCGTCGCGCCCCGGAGCAGGTGCCCGCGTTCGTCGCCGAGGAGAGCCGCACGCGCGACCAGGCCCGCACCCTCGTCCTGGACAGCGACTCCGCCACCGCCGTGCGCTACGTCCTGGTTCGCGGCTCCGGGGCCCGTCTCGGCGATGCCGAGACGGCCGCCGCGGCGGGGTCGAACACCCGACTCGACCACGTCGTCGCCTCTCTCGTGGCGGGGTCCGGGGCCGACCAGGCCGCGCGACTGGGCGACTTCGCCGTCCGCTACGTCCTCGTGCACGACGGCGCCCCGCGCGAGATCGCCCGGGTCTTGGACTCCACCGTGGGTCTGACCAGGCTGAGCAGGCAGGACGGCGTCGCCTTGTGGCGGGTCGAGGGGGAGATCGCACGCGCGACGATCACCGAGGGCTCGGGCACCGCCCTGCCGGTCGCGGCCGGACCGGTGGAGATCCACACGGACATCCCCGCCGGCGCGGAAGGCCGCGTCCTCCGCCTCGCCGACACCGCCGACTCCGGATGGACGGCCACCCTCGACGGGAAGCCGCTGACCGGTACCACGGTCGACGGCTGGGCCCAGGGGTTCGCCCTGCCCGACAGCGGGGGAAGACTCGACGTCACCCACGAAGCCCCGCTCGCCCACACCGCCTGGCTGTGGTGCCAGGGCCTGCTCGCGGCCGTTCTCGTCGTCCTCGTGCTGCCCGGGCGGCGCCGCGACGTCGACGACGACCTCCCCGACGAGCCCTCGACCCCCTCCGCCGCCGGGGAGGGCCGCCGGGCACGGCGACTGCGCGCCCAGGCCGCCGGCGCGGCGGGCGAGAGCGGCCCCCACCCGCCCGGCACCTGGGCGGACGCGCCCCGGGAGCCGGCGGGGGACGCGGTGGACGGCATCGGCGGCCCGCTCGCCGACCACGACCGTTCCGAGGCGTCCGCCCCGTTCCCGGCCGATCCCCTCGGGATCCCCGCGCAGGGCGGCCCCGGGGTCGCGTACGCCGTGGACCACCCCGGCGTGGGCCCGGTCGGAGACGAGCCGCGTGCCGCGTACGAGTCGTCGTACGGCGCCCACGACCGTTCCGAGGCGTCCGCCCCGTTCCCGGCCGATCCCCTCGGGATCCCCGCGCAGGGCGGCCCCGGGGTCGCGTACGCCGTGGACCACCCCGGCGTGGGCCCGGTCGGAGACGAGCCGCGTGCCGCGTACGAGTCGTCGTACGGCGCCCACCACGAAGGGGGCGTCGCGCCCGACCCGTCTTCGCTCCCGCCGTACCGGCAAGAGCCTCCCGCCTCGTACGACGCCGGGTACGACGTCGCCCCCGGCGGCGGGTACGAGGCGTCCTACCGAGGCGCGTACGACCCCGCGCTCGGCGGGGAGTACGACCCGGGCCACGACGGCGCGTACGACGCGACGCCCGGCAGTGGGTACGACGCGGGCGGCGCGCCGTACGGGACCGACCACCTCGCGTCCTACGGCGGCGACGCCCATGATCCGTCCGCCGTGTACGACCCGATCCGCGGGCCGGGGGTCGACCCCCGCCATCCGCACGGCACGACCGACGAGCGTCCCGACGGGAGCCGACTGTGA
- a CDS encoding cysteine dioxygenase family protein — MNSDSDLQIAGDILQVPHLLRTPRRHPSTVADFLGLARSLAAEPERWRPLVRYDPTTRWYHRLRSGPGYEVWLLSWLPGQGTGLHDHGGSSGLLTVLEGSLTERSPSGTRTLRPGPHRVFAPGYTHEVVNDAWEPAVSLHVYHPGLTRMTAHTDRDSAAIADPAAKALPAI, encoded by the coding sequence GTGAACAGCGACAGCGACCTGCAGATCGCCGGCGACATCCTCCAGGTCCCACACCTGCTGCGAACCCCCCGCCGACACCCTTCCACCGTGGCCGACTTCCTCGGGCTCGCCCGATCTCTCGCCGCCGAGCCCGAACGGTGGCGCCCACTGGTCCGCTACGACCCCACCACCCGCTGGTACCACCGGCTGCGCTCGGGACCCGGCTACGAGGTGTGGTTGCTGTCCTGGCTTCCCGGCCAGGGCACCGGGCTGCACGACCACGGCGGTTCGTCGGGGCTCCTCACCGTCCTGGAGGGCTCCCTGACCGAGCGCTCCCCGAGCGGGACCCGGACCCTGCGGCCGGGGCCACACCGGGTGTTCGCCCCCGGCTACACGCACGAGGTGGTCAACGACGCCTGGGAGCCGGCGGTCAGTCTCCACGTCTATCACCCCGGCCTGACGCGGATGACGGCCCACACCGACCGCGACTCCGCGGCGATCGCGGACCCGGCGGCAAAGGCACTGCCCGCGATCTGA
- the cofD gene encoding 2-phospho-L-lactate transferase: MRIVVLAGGIGGARFLRGLRRAVPDADITVVGNTGDDIHLFGLKVCPDLDTVMYTLGGGIDEERGWGRADESFRVKEELAAYGVGPEWFGLGDRDFATHIVRTQMLDAGFPLSAVTEALCDRWRPGVRLIPMTDDRVETHVAVESDGERKAIHFQEYWVRLRASVTAEAIVPVGAEHAKPAPGVLEAVAEADVVLLPPSNPVVSIGTILAVPGVREAVAGADAPVIGLSPIVGGAPVRGMADKVLAAVGVEATAAAVAEHYGADLLDGWLVDAVDADHVDRVEAAGIPCRAVPLMMTDVEATAAMAREALALAREVRPA, translated from the coding sequence ATGCGCATTGTGGTTCTGGCGGGCGGCATCGGTGGAGCCCGCTTCCTGAGGGGCCTTCGACGGGCCGTGCCCGACGCGGACATCACCGTCGTCGGCAACACCGGCGACGACATCCACCTCTTCGGCCTGAAGGTCTGCCCGGATCTCGACACCGTGATGTACACCCTCGGTGGCGGCATCGACGAAGAGCGGGGCTGGGGGCGGGCCGACGAGTCCTTCCGCGTCAAGGAGGAGCTCGCCGCCTACGGGGTGGGGCCCGAGTGGTTCGGCCTGGGTGACCGGGACTTCGCGACGCACATCGTGCGGACACAGATGTTGGATGCCGGGTTCCCGCTGAGTGCCGTCACCGAGGCGCTGTGCGACCGCTGGCGCCCGGGCGTGCGGCTGATCCCGATGACGGACGACCGGGTCGAGACCCACGTCGCGGTCGAGTCGGACGGCGAGCGCAAGGCGATCCACTTCCAGGAGTACTGGGTGCGGCTCCGGGCCTCGGTGACCGCGGAGGCGATCGTGCCGGTCGGCGCCGAACACGCGAAACCGGCGCCGGGCGTCCTGGAGGCGGTGGCCGAGGCGGACGTCGTCCTCCTCCCGCCGTCGAACCCGGTGGTGTCGATCGGCACGATTCTCGCCGTGCCCGGCGTCCGCGAGGCGGTGGCGGGCGCGGACGCTCCGGTGATCGGCCTCTCCCCCATCGTGGGGGGCGCCCCGGTGCGAGGGATGGCGGACAAGGTGCTGGCCGCCGTGGGAGTGGAGGCGACGGCCGCGGCGGTCGCCGAGCACTACGGCGCGGACCTCTTGGACGGCTGGCTGGTCGACGCCGTCGACGCGGACCACGTGGACCGGGTGGAGGCGGCGGGCATCCCCTGTCGCGCGGTGCCGCTGATGATGACGGACGTCGAGGCGACAGCGGCGATGGCCCGTGAGGCCCTGGCCCTGGCACGGGAGGTACGGCCGGCGTGA
- a CDS encoding LCP family protein, which produces MGDGSEAPRDGDLPPGSRPGASATGSGLRRRRRRRRLGWAGLAVSGVLVGAAGAGFAAYAKLEGNITPDEAAAAELERYEAERPRSPVEGARNILLIGSDSRSGADNADYGRDPGTERSDTVILLHLSAGREDATAVSLPRDLMVRIPDCRSPDGSRTGPVFAQLNFAFETGGSACTIRTVEKLTRIRVDHHVVVDFQGFKRMVDAVDGVEICLPEPIHDQAARITLPAGRVVLDGEQALGYVRARKSLGDGSDTERMARQQEFLGALAGKVLGNGVLLNPAKLYPVLDAATSSLTTDPELASLRGLYDLVRGLRDIPSESVRFMTVPRESYPEDANRDQLAQPAARELFDRLRKDEPVTVENREGEDTPDGYAPYGSDDTAPPEKGDSLARASESPAPTYTGNTAAEDSCS; this is translated from the coding sequence ATGGGCGACGGGTCGGAGGCACCGCGGGACGGGGATCTTCCACCGGGGTCGAGGCCCGGGGCGTCCGCCACGGGGTCCGGGCTGCGGCGCCGGCGGCGGCGCCGGCGGCTCGGCTGGGCGGGGCTGGCGGTCTCCGGAGTGCTGGTCGGCGCGGCGGGGGCCGGCTTCGCCGCGTACGCCAAGCTGGAGGGGAACATCACCCCCGACGAGGCCGCGGCGGCGGAGTTGGAGCGGTACGAGGCGGAGCGCCCTCGCTCGCCGGTCGAAGGGGCTCGCAACATCCTCCTGATCGGTTCCGACTCGCGCTCGGGCGCGGACAACGCCGACTACGGCCGGGATCCGGGTACGGAGCGTTCTGACACGGTGATCCTGCTCCATCTGTCGGCGGGGCGGGAGGACGCCACCGCCGTATCCCTCCCTCGCGACCTGATGGTGCGAATACCGGATTGTCGAAGTCCGGACGGCTCCCGGACCGGTCCGGTCTTCGCCCAGCTCAACTTCGCGTTCGAAACGGGTGGATCGGCGTGCACGATCCGGACCGTGGAGAAGCTCACCCGTATTCGCGTCGACCACCACGTGGTCGTCGACTTCCAAGGCTTCAAGCGCATGGTCGACGCGGTGGACGGCGTGGAGATCTGCCTTCCGGAACCGATTCACGACCAGGCGGCGAGAATCACGCTGCCCGCCGGGCGCGTCGTTCTCGATGGCGAACAGGCGTTGGGATACGTCCGGGCCCGGAAGTCGCTGGGCGACGGAAGCGACACGGAGCGGATGGCCCGACAGCAGGAGTTCCTCGGCGCGCTCGCCGGCAAAGTCCTGGGCAATGGCGTCCTGCTGAATCCGGCGAAACTGTATCCGGTGCTGGACGCCGCCACCTCGTCGCTCACCACCGATCCCGAGCTGGCCAGCCTCCGCGGTTTGTACGACCTGGTGCGCGGCCTGCGCGATATCCCCTCCGAAAGTGTGCGATTCATGACCGTTCCCCGCGAGTCCTACCCGGAGGACGCCAACCGCGACCAACTCGCACAACCGGCGGCCCGTGAACTCTTCGACCGACTGAGGAAGGACGAGCCCGTCACGGTCGAGAACCGGGAGGGCGAGGACACGCCCGACGGATACGCTCCGTACGGGTCCGACGACACGGCGCCGCCGGAAAAGGGTGACTCGCTCGCGCGCGCGAGCGAATCCCCCGCACCCACCTACACCGGTAACACGGCCGCCGAGGACTCCTGCTCGTAA
- a CDS encoding coenzyme F420-0:L-glutamate ligase — MSEEGYRVWAVPGLPEILPGDDLAKMIATAEPTLVDGDVLVVTSKVVSKAEGRSVPATDREAAIDAETVRVVARRGRLRVVENRQGLVMAAAGVDASNTPTGTVLLLPEDPDASARRLRDGVRAALGVTVGVIVTDTSGRPWRAGLTDMAIGAAGVRVLDDLRGASDGHGNPLGATVVATADELAAAGDLVKGKLAGLPVAVVRGLDHLVDAEDGTGARALVRDARDDMFRLGTSEAVREALTLRRTVRRFSDEPVDGEAVRRAVASAVTAPAPHHTTPWRFVLLESPASRTRLVDAMREAWIVDLRRDGKSEESITRRVRRGDVLRDAPYLVVPCLVTDGAHHYGDARRDAAEREMFVVAAGAGVQNLLVALAGERLGSAWVSSTMFCRDVVREVLGLPADWDPMGAVAVGHPAEEPRPRARRDPEAFIEVR, encoded by the coding sequence GTGAGCGAGGAGGGATACCGGGTCTGGGCGGTGCCCGGCCTGCCCGAAATACTGCCCGGCGACGACCTGGCGAAGATGATCGCGACCGCCGAACCGACCCTCGTCGACGGGGACGTGCTGGTGGTCACCTCCAAGGTGGTGTCCAAGGCCGAGGGGCGGTCCGTGCCGGCCACCGATCGGGAGGCGGCGATCGACGCCGAGACCGTGCGGGTGGTGGCCCGGCGCGGCCGGCTCCGCGTCGTGGAGAACCGACAGGGCCTGGTGATGGCGGCGGCCGGGGTGGACGCCTCCAACACCCCGACCGGCACGGTCCTTCTGCTCCCCGAGGACCCGGACGCCTCCGCCCGCCGCCTGCGCGACGGGGTTCGCGCGGCCCTCGGCGTCACGGTGGGCGTGATCGTCACCGACACCTCCGGGCGTCCCTGGCGGGCCGGACTGACCGACATGGCGATCGGCGCGGCGGGGGTCCGGGTCCTGGACGACCTGCGCGGCGCCTCTGACGGGCACGGAAATCCCCTGGGTGCCACCGTCGTCGCCACGGCGGACGAACTCGCGGCGGCCGGCGACCTGGTCAAGGGGAAGCTCGCCGGACTCCCGGTCGCGGTGGTCCGCGGGCTCGACCACCTCGTCGACGCCGAGGACGGAACGGGTGCCCGGGCCCTGGTCCGCGACGCGCGCGACGACATGTTCCGACTGGGCACCTCCGAGGCCGTCCGGGAGGCGCTGACCCTGCGCCGCACAGTGCGGCGGTTCTCCGACGAGCCCGTCGACGGCGAGGCGGTGCGCCGCGCGGTGGCGTCGGCCGTCACGGCACCGGCGCCGCACCACACCACGCCGTGGCGATTCGTGCTCCTGGAGTCCCCCGCCTCCCGCACCCGACTGGTCGACGCGATGCGGGAGGCATGGATCGTGGACCTCAGGCGCGACGGCAAGAGCGAGGAGTCGATCACGCGTCGCGTCCGACGGGGAGACGTGCTGCGCGACGCGCCCTACCTCGTCGTCCCCTGCCTCGTGACGGACGGCGCGCACCACTACGGCGACGCACGACGCGACGCCGCGGAGCGGGAGATGTTCGTGGTGGCGGCGGGGGCCGGTGTGCAGAACCTCCTCGTCGCGCTGGCCGGGGAGCGTCTCGGCTCGGCGTGGGTGTCCTCGACGATGTTCTGTCGGGACGTGGTGCGCGAGGTGCTCGGGCTGCCCGCCGACTGGGACCCGATGGGGGCGGTGGCGGTGGGACATCCCGCCGAGGAGCCCCGGCCCCGGGCACGGCGGGACCCTGAGGCCTTCATCGAGGTCCGCTGA
- a CDS encoding WhiB family transcriptional regulator has translation MTELVQQLLVDDADEELGWQERALCAQTDPESFFPEKGGSTREAKKVCLACEVRSECLEYALANDERFGIWGGLSERERRRLKKAAV, from the coding sequence ATGACCGAGCTGGTGCAGCAACTGCTGGTCGACGACGCGGACGAGGAACTCGGCTGGCAGGAGCGCGCGCTGTGCGCCCAGACCGATCCCGAGTCGTTCTTCCCGGAGAAGGGCGGCTCCACGCGCGAGGCCAAGAAGGTCTGTCTCGCCTGCGAGGTGCGCTCCGAGTGCCTGGAGTACGCGCTCGCCAACGACGAGCGCTTCGGTATCTGGGGAGGCCTCTCCGAGCGCGAGCGTCGTCGGTTGAAGAAGGCGGCGGTCTGA